The genomic stretch TGAAGGTTTCTGTCATTGGCCACATTCTGATAAACTCCATCATGATCCTTCCTACTGCGTAGGAACCACTTCAGACAGATTCGTTTGTGCTCTTCTGGGTGAAATTTCTACAGGAAAAGAAACTACTGGAGGGACAGcaaatttttaatcatatttctgAGAACTCCACCttaaacagaaacataaattTCTCACTCCCCAAAGCTGGAACTTTGCATATTTGTATCCTCTCACCTGGATCCCCAAACTGTGATGTTTTTCCTCATGAAGAGGAAACAATACTTCCAATAGTCCTTCTACTGGCCCTCTCTGCACTTACTGGGTCATGTACAAGAGGTGCACATCCCAGGACCCACCTATGCCTGGTACCCAGTAAAGGCTCCAGCTGTGTACACAGCATTCATATGAATACAGTGTCAGGAGCTTCTGATACAGACAACAATGACTGCACACAGACATATGCAGCTCGCTGGACAGGAACCATCAAATGAAAAGGCTGGAGGCACAGGTGATCATTCACTCTTAAAGAACCATGGAAGCTCAAAGCACACAGCTCATAATTAGTCAAATAGGTCCACGTTGCCCCATCTCCAAGGACCTTTAAACACTCATGAGGAAGTTAAGCAAATTAATGTGCACAAACTTTGCACCCTACCTCTAATTAGGAGGAATTTGTATGTGCTACttaattctttcactttttaaaaaagatctatCTGCCTCAAATGTCCATTTTTATTAGGGGAAGatgtcaataaaaaatataacattgtGACCATAACAAATGCACCCTTCACTCACATTAATGACATTCACCTTGTTCTGCACAAATCACCATCAACCATTTCcacaaattttcaattttccaaaaCTAAAAATGACCCTTGCTTAAAACTCTCCATTAGTCCCACACCAGAGTCCAGACAACCACCATTCCTCTGTGaaacataaacagaaaataaaggcatCAACCCTTAAATATCTAATGAGGAAGACAGAACTGTTTTCTGATCATTTATAGACCTGTTAGAGTGCTTCACTGTATACTCATCATAAATCATCTCATTTATAGCACCAGCGACGCCCCTATGCCCCAGGATTCGGTCCCATTTTTGATAATacactatgacatctacaatgttaattaccagaaaaaaaaaaggcaggaattGGGAGTCAGCAATTGCCAATCAAAATCAATGAGTTACCATGAGCTAGATCTGGCATTGAAGAAAACAGCAGGTGTGAACTGTGTCATCTGCAGCAGTAATAATGGCAATACCATGAATGTTGTGGATAATAGTCACATAAACTAATATTTTCTAGAAGATGGTAGAAAcacagttcattaagagaaaaaaaaagtgtcagaaaGTTGCAGGGAGCTTACAATTTCAAAGGTGAACCAAGACAATGCAGATGTATAGCAGATTATGgttaaaaggaagaaggagaaaaaataggaaaaatataaagggaGAAACAACCAGAATTTGACTCTTggcaggagaagaaaagggagaaatagaaacaagagaaacaaacaaataaaagaaaacaaaactgaaattaaacatccaataataaccttaccctcaaaagacaagaaaaggaaaaagaactatattttaaaattctcagtgaGAAGCAATACTCATGCTGCTTAAGTCCCAAGCCACCAAGCAACAAGAtgcacattctactgtcatgtacagaaaattaaaacacattacaaaattaatcaaaaatttcaaaaaaggaacaaatgatatccaacattgcaaatattttgaaTTCACATATTCAAATGCAATGTTTTCACAATGCCATTCACAAATACACAGTTGTACTTCTCAGTTGTGAAAAACTCAACCTTCCAGGTCTCTTGCTTTTTTGGTCTTTGttgtttatttacaaaataatcaaATGTTTCCAAATTTAGAGACATTCAACTTAGCAACACTAGAAGGtgaagaaaactagaaataaaaagtaaagatcaCTGTTAAATGCATGACACTCTTTGaagataaaaaagagaataataaacACCCCTGTGTATCTCCATTgtctacaaccatagaaatgaaagttgtaccccactgtgaacaaagaatcaaaatgcagtctgtaaaaataagaatcaataatttttttaagttcactgATGACTAAGGATAAGCCACACCTATACTCAGAGTCCTTATAGAAGAGTTTAGGGTAGTTTAGGGTTTTGCAATATGTGGTCTGTGGGCTCAAAGTTACTTTGggtgtttttcaaaattgtttatttctgtaatcTGCCCCAGAGTTATTGAATTGGACTCTCTCAGAATAAAGTCCCTGAATCTGCTCTTAATGCAGGCACCCAAGGAGAGTCGTGTGTGCTACAAAGTTGTCAGTCATTGGACTACATGATCTCCATGGTCCCATCTGGTTCTAAAGGTCATGACCAAGGTCTGACACATAGAAGAGATGGTGTCACACAgagatggaatttttttaaaatttagattgaAGGATGTTGAGGCTAGGGACAtgattttggaaaacagaaaCTTGAGAAATTATGCAATTAAATACACACAGAAAACTCATACTGCAgtattcaaaagaacaaaaaatggtGTTTGGAAATTAATAATTCTGGAATTTCTTGTGATGGAGAAAGTGATTAGAagtaaccattttaaaatgtgtggttGATAGATTTAGCTATAATTAGAAATGGACTGAGGGAATAAATTCcagattcttctatttcatgtagTGGCACAGTGACATGGGGTTAAGCAAGGGCTGTTCCACTTAAGATAGAAAGGACAAGTGTTTGCCACAGATTgcagtaaatattttttggtagAGTGCCTTTAACCGTCATTCTGGGGGTGGATAATACTTCACTGGTGATAGGAAGAACATAAACTGAACAACCATAGCAGAACTGAGGAAACATGACGTTCTGACTCACAGTGAACAGTGATTGTTTGGGAAGCGTCATTTGCTCACCTGTTTTGACAGAACTGCTGAAATAAAAAGCATGTTTCTGGGTAGAAAAATCccaaaatggaaaacattttaaagtaaaataaatctcaCTAGTGAACCACCTTCTCTAGACTGCACATGCCTTGAAATTTCAGTCTCTCCCAGGAATATAATTAATTGTTGGAAGAGGTATTCACAGGGTTAGATGATGTCTTCAAAACAGACACAGCAGCTGGATGTGATGGTGCAAACCAGTAATGCCAgatacttggaaggctgaggtaggaggatcacaaggtcagagccagcctcagcaactgacaacaccttgtttcaaaatcaaagttaaaaatgggatggggatgttgctcagtgacagagcacttgtaTAGTATGCACAAGGGCCTTGACTCCTACTCAGTACTTCAAATAACAAAAGCAGACATGGTCAATTCTTGCCATGTCAATTCCTTAGGCCATGACTCTTTTCTCTCCCCCAGATGGAAAAACTTGTGCCTTTTAAAGTTTATTGTGAAACTCTCTGGAGGTGTTTAACCTTGCTAAATTTGCAAACTTGTGGATCCTGTTGGACTCCAAGTGCATCTCAACACTCTGCCACTAGGAAAAACAATTTAATACAGCTTTCTCCTTGatgatacaataaataaataaatgattttttttaaagagtctgGATGGATGACAGTTACCCCAGGAGATTTTCATTATTTCGGGTTCTTTAACATTTCCCTCCTTTTTAAGGGCTCAGTCATGTATGGTTTATTTGGGAAAATGTATATAACACCTGTCATTGGCCTTGGTGAACCccaaattttgataaatattgctTCATTAAATCCACAGGATCTTAGAACATCACTGACTAAAAATGTGGCACTAGTGTACGCTACACCATCAATGATTAAAGCAGCATGAAATGGTAGGAaacacttttgaaattttttattaaatagagATCTATTTCTGTCAGCACATTGGGTCTCCCTGAATTGTTTGCTGGGAAAGACATCCCTTGGAGATTTTCTCCAGTTGATTGTCCATTTGGAGCAGCCTGGTCAGACAGCCTCAGTATTTCCTGATCATAAACCCTCTTTTCAAGTTGAAGACATTGGCATCAGGGAAAGGCCCGAAGACAGTTTGGGTGCTGACCTTCTTACACCTTGTCCACACATCTtcttttcaatcctcctgctctGTGGACGGGAGTCTCTTCCTTCAGCTGCTGGAAGGTAAATCAAGTTCAGCATTTTGTCAGTTCACTCTAAGATATaattgggaaagaaaagagaaaattacaggAAACAATATAAACTGGGCTATTTgttcatgtgtaaaatgagaagAACAGAGAATGAGAAAATCCCATCAATGTTTTTGTCAGTTTAGCTGCCCACAATCTTATGGTtgctataaaaatgttatttattatatcGTTTATGTTGCGTACACTTGTGAATCTTTGCCACATTTATCACTATCTTCATCTGTGGATATTTAAAATACTCTGAACTCACATCTTAACAATTTAATCAGAATTTCTACCTTGTAGCAGGGTTGATGACTGCTGCCATGGAATATTTATGGAATGTAGAACATGGCTGATTAATAGCCCTTTTATTACTGTCAATGAGTTCCTCTACATATGTGAAACAATGGTAAAAGTtaaattgaattttcaatttaattgaatTAAGAGATGACAATAATTAGGAATATTCTGGCAGTGAGGGCTTGGCTAGGAATGaatggaatgtgggataggatcTGTAGTGAGAcgctccctaagcatgggcagcaccacccagtaGGATGCTGACTTGGATGGAAAAGTTTTAAGAACAAGGAATCAGATGAAGATGTAAGCTCTACTCTTCTTGAACAAGTTCTTGATTGCTTCTTCAATTGTCTGAGGATAATGGActctctcttcttcattcttccttggtagactctgccagtgattgtTCAGGTAGTTTCCAGGAGCCTTGaccttggactagggtagcactgttgatccttcttgttctggggcttccagctcttggactgcacagctatgtgttcttccagctctccagcctgcagatgatgattgtggactatccagcttctggtcttgtaagacaatctaataaatccctttttataatcatacttccttgTTGACTCTGTTCCTCTAtggaaccctgactaatacaataatCAAAGTCCATCCTATTTGCTTCAGAACTCACATTTTGCATAATCTAGAATCATTTCACATGAGCTGTCTGTTCTCATATCATGACTCCATTCTCCTCCACACCTCTGATCCAATGGCATCCAAGGTTAGGAATTTGGTGGGATTTTCCTTTCAGCATTTCCATCTCAGAATTGATTTATGTACACATAGATAGTTTTCATAGAAACTTAACAAAATGTATCTAAGACTCACGTAggaagaatatgagaaaacacaAGTGGCCCAGGAATACATGACAGGTGGATGGATCAGGTTCTTGAAGTGCACACACCTACAATGAATACTTTAACCACAGTGTGGAATTTGATTCCAGGGATGGACATCACTTAATTTGTTGGTTTATTATTACAACaatcttttaaaactcttttgGCATGTTTATTGACTGGCTCCTACACAGCAATGATGTCAATCTTCCCATCTCTCTGTGCTCCTGTATCTTAATGGAAATGAGAATACCATCCATGTAATGAGTTTAAGGGATCCCATGAAAATCACACCAGACATgagaaatcacataagggagtttattaagcaaacagagaatctccctgcagggtaagtgagaaaatgtgaggaaaagagaaacaaaatagaaagggcgtgcactagagagagtggaaagcgaagagaaagaaagtgagttgggggagagaaagcaagagagaaaagatggaaggGTAGCTACcttgaagcagttgaattctgccaggctaacagtgGACCAGCAACAGGGaaagatacttgcaagctgactgatgaaccaatagctagctaggatgttcacagattgacaagtggttgggaggcggggataATGGCTGCATCAGAAAGGTAGGGGGAGCAGATTTGTACATTACATTGAGAAACTAAAATTGAGAGTCTAAAAGGAAGTTACTTTCTGCAGTTTAATAAGAGACATGCTTTTAACATTCATCTATGCAACTGTGTTAATATGTATAGTTTTAGTGTTTTTATGTAGCGGTCAAAAATATCAGggctaggatatagctcagtttgtagagtgcttgtctgtcaagcacaaagccctgggtttaaaccccaacaccacaaaaataaataaataaatgaataaacaaacaaataaataaatacataaatgttatttacaaacagtgaaataaaaataatgccattGATCACTACAAAAAATATGACAGATAAGCCTAATTTAGAACCTAATAAATATTTGGTCattatattctttcaaaaatattaagaacttAATCATTAAGGAAATAGTGAGTCTACTATTTCTGTCAAAATTTTGTTGCTTTGACCAAgagacctgacgagaacaatttgaaagaggaaaagttcattggctcctggtttcagaagttcagtccttgTCCCGCTCACTCCACAGCTCTGGACCTGAGGCAGGGAAGAATGTcagggcagaagggcatggaggagggaaACTGCTCAGAATGTGGccacctggaagcagagagagagctccactcaccagggacaaagtatGGACCAAAGGCAGCCCCAAGTGTCCTCCCTCCTCCAGTCACCCTCTACTGCCTTCACTCACTACCCAGTTAATGCTGATCAGTGACTAATACACTGATCAGGTTACATCACCCATGGTCTCAcatccttgcattgtctcccccatgagctttgggggacaacaaccatgcaaaccataacagtctAATAAGAAACGCATCTGTCAAAGCACACTGCAGCAGGGAATGATGGAACCTCTACACATGTCTCAGAACAGACTCAAGGGCTTCCTGTCACTTGCCTCTGCACCCACTCTACTTTTCCTAGGCTCATGAAAATCTCTGCCACTGTGTTTGAGTGTTGCAGATGCTCTTAAGTGGATGCATAGGGCTCACGTATTCATACCTCAGACACAAAAGGGATCTATTGCATCTCATCTCTGGTCTATGCCATGTCCCCAAAAATTAGGAAAGTACAGAGTGGAAAGCACCCAATGCAATAAAACCACACTGATTGTACCCAGTGTGTGTGAGCAGAGGAAAGGTCTAGTAATGAAGAACACAGCTTTTATCTCCTCTCTGCCAAACATGGTATAGGCTTTGGGGAATCAGAGATGAAAGAGATTAGTCGTTCTTCTCCAAATACACTTTCCTTCATGAGGatgacagaaaaatgaaacaagaatagGGAACAGAGTAAATTCAGGTCACAACATAATTTAATTAAAGAGTATGAAAACTGATCTTACCATATTAATAATGACTACCCAATGTGCACTTGCCCGTTTTACACATTCAGTTCTTGGTTACATGGTTTCTGTTTAACTTGTCTTCAATGCAACTGTATAAAGCAGAATTCAGCTCAGATGACAAAGCTGGTTCTCAGTGACACTAACAACATTCTCTATGTTCAAAAAACAATAGGTGGAGCCAACAGCAGTGAAATTTAATTGTGAATCTCCAGGTCTGATATTTCCGGATTAGGAAGGACCTATGCAGACTGCTAGAGTCCCCAGCTGCAGGCACATCTCAGTACCTTTGGAACActccatttttttcctgagttGTAATGAAATCCAGGTGTGGCTCCAGTTCTCCTTTCACACTGAGTGGGCTGAATGTAACAGGAGTGTGGGCAGCTCCAGGGATACCCTGGGGGGGTGTCCACCTATTGTCCCCTACTGTTTCTTTgatcttttcctctcctctgagCCACAGTGCAGCAGGCAACATGCATGTGGTGTCCTGTGATCAATCAGACATCCCAGGACTAAAGTGCACAGGGAATGAGGGGACCCATCCTGGACTGAGAGGAAAGTGAAAGTGCAGCTGGTGTGAAGGAGGCAGCTGCCCCACTGCCCTGCCCATGCGCCCTATGTCTCACATCCACAGAGCAAATCAAAGGGGCTGCAGTTACTCTACCTAAAAACCTAGAGAGAGCTACACAAAAAAACTGTGCCCATgtttatacaataaaataatgtgcCATGCAGACCCCATAGAAAGCTGTGCAGGTGAATTAAAATAATCTGCGCAGAAAACTGGTCAACACCCTGCACTCAGAATCTCCCATTAACAATTCATGATGATACTGATGGTTACTCTACTCATCATCAGTATCACCTTAATAAACCCCTTGTAATGCTTAGGACAAGTATAAATGGGGCATTTACTCCCTTTGTGGAGGACACTCTGGGAAACAGAATCATTGtgcaggaaaagaaaagcttTGCATGACATTTTGGTTACCATCACCACCAGGTTTATAAACCCACAATCTCTATAATCAAGATTTTGCACATATCAGTCTCCTTTGTGGCTACCCAAACATCATGCTCTTCCTGATGAGGAGGAAACAATGCATAGGACATTCCCTCTTCCAATCTTCATCTACCCCGAAACTTGCTGGTTTGCACTATCTGTTTGGTCATTACCCAGGAGAACAGACACAACACACCTCCCTAACAGGAGTGCAATGGCCACTCAGGATGAACACTGAAGCAGTCTCAGAGAGCAGGTTCTTGATGCAAAAGATCATGGAAAAAGGAGTCACAGGTGTGCAACCCACTGTACAGGGAACCATTGAGGGGAAAGGCTATAAGCAGAGGATGAACCTTTATGTCACCTTGGAGGCTCATGTCTCAGAGCTGATACTCAATCAGATTTTTCTAGATTATCACAAAATCTAACAATaatgggagaaaagagaaaaatgttcaaagatGTTTTCAGCTCTTCCACTACTGACAAAGAAGTGCATGTGTACTATTTACTactttcattgcattttatttactttttattcccATTTATATTAGGGCAAATTCAAACTTTtgatgaaatgattaaatttcaCCAGTGTCAATGCACAGTCTACAGGCGTTCATTACCTTGATATTGTTGTGAAAACAACATCACTGCCCATCtttagaaattcttttatttttcaacacaaaactattttcccatttaaaatacTGCTCCAAGCCTCTTTCTCTAACACTGACCACCATTATTCACCATGAGATATTGTGAAAAATCCAATCATGGAACTGCAAAAACAGTTACCACATAGGTTACAGGAAAAGATGTTTagcatttgtgaattttccaactCGCTTTTGCAACCAGACTCCCTGGGGCTGAAATTAGGCTGTCCTCTGTGCATCCTCCTCAGGGCACTCTTAATGTCCCTGTTCCtgaggctgtagatgaaggggttcagcatgggggtgaccacagtgtacatcactgaggccaacACACCCTTTCTGGGAGAATGAGATACCGCTGATCCCAGGTATACTCCAAAGGCTGTTCCATAAAATAGACAAACAACTGCCAGGAGAGACCCACaagtggagaaggctttgtacttcccaCCTGATGACTGGATTCCCAGGAtggagaaaacaattttatagtaagaaaaaagaattcctgAGATGGGGAATAAACCATAAAAGGCACCAATAGTGTACTTGACAATGTTATAAGAGAAAGAATCAGAACAGGTAAGATTAAGGAGCTGAGAAGGGtcacaaaagaaattagaaagttTTGAATCCTTGAAGTATGTGAAT from Sciurus carolinensis chromosome 17, mSciCar1.2, whole genome shotgun sequence encodes the following:
- the LOC124968028 gene encoding putative gustatory receptor clone PTE01; this encodes MAASERCPTNTELQNLTGVSELYLLEHSEDPERQPILFGLFLSMYLVTVLGNLLILLAVSSDSHLHTPMYFFLANLSLIDICFSSTIVPKMIVDILTQSRVISYVGCLTQMSHFIIFACVDDFLLTVMAYDWFVTICHPLHYPVIMSPRRCGFLVLVSFLVKLFDSQLHNLIVLQFTYFKDSKLSNFFCDPSQLLNLTCSDSFSYNIVKYTIGAFYGLFPISGILFSYYKIVFSILGIQSSGGKYKAFSTCGSLLAVVCLFYGTAFGVYLGSAVSHSPRKGVLASVMYTVVTPMLNPFIYSLRNRDIKSALRRMHRGQPNFSPRESGCKSELENSQMLNIFSCNLCGNCFCSSMIGFFTISHGE